The Streptomyces sp. NBC_00454 DNA segment ACGGCCAAGGCGAACTTCCGGGCCCTGGGCAAGCGCTTCGGCAAGGGCGTGCAGGACGTGGCCAAGGCCGTGGCCGCGGCGGACGCCGCGGCGCTGTCGCTGGCCCTGCGCTCCGGCGAGGCCTCGGTGGAGGTGGACGGCGCCCCGGTCACCCTCACCCCGGAGGAGGTCATCATCACGGAGACCCCCCGCGAGGGCTGGTCGGTGGCCTCCGACTCGGGCGCGACGGTCGCCCTGGACCTGGAGATCACCCCGGAGCTGCGGCTGGCGGGCCTGGCCCGTGACGCGATCCGGCTGATCCAGGAGGCCCGGAAGAACTCCGGCCTGGACGTGGCGGACCGCATCGCCCTGCGGTGGTCCTCGGCGGACCCGGAGCTGGTGACGGCCCTGACGGACCACGCTTCGCTGATCGCGGACGAGGTCCTGGCCACGGACTACGCCTCTGGCTCCGCCGACGCCACGTACGGCGACCCCTTCGAGGACGAGGCCCTGGGCCTCACGTTCCGCCTCCGCAAGGCGTAGCCGCCCGGCCCGAGCGGCCCGTGCCCCCTGCCCAGGGGGTGCGGGCCGTTTTTCTGTCCCCGACCCGCCCTTCCACCGTTCCCCGGGCTCTGCCCGGACCCGCGCCTCAAACGCCGGCGGGGCTGAGTTTGCCGCCGGCGTTTGAGGCGCGGGGTCTGGGGCGGAGCCCCAGGAGACGGCGCCGGGCCCGGGGACGGAAACGGGCCGGGCCCGGTGCCCCCGAAGGGGAACCGGGCCCGGCCCGACCGTCTGCCGACGGATACCGCTTAGTTGTCGTCCTCGTCGATCAGGAAGCCCCGCATGGGAGACGGCGCCTGCTGCATCGGCTGCGGAGCAGCCGGCCGCACGGGAGCCATCGGCTGCGTCATCGCCGGGGACATCTGCTGCTGGCCGCCACCGTAGGACGGGGCCATCGGGGACGGACCGCCCATCGGCGACGGGCCGCCCATCGAGGGACCACCCATGGAGTGCATCGCACCGGCCGGGGCCATCGACGGGGTCGGCGACGGCGGCAGGGCCGGGCCGGCGGGGTTCCGCGGCGGGGCCAGCGAGTCGTCGGCCTGGGTCTCCAGCTGGCGCAGCTGCGATTCCAGGTAGGACTTCAGGCGGGTGCGGTACTCACGCTCGAAGCCTCGCAGGTCCTCGACCTTGCGCTCCAGCGTGGCGCGGGCGGACTCCAGGGAGCCCATCGCGACGCGGTGCTTCTCCTGCGCGTCCCGCTCCAGGGCGTCGGCCTTGGCACGGGCGTCCCGCTCCAGGCCCTCGGCGCGCGAACGTGCCTCGCCGACGATCTTGTTGGCCTCGGAACGGGCCTCCGCGATCGCCTGGTCCGCGGTCTGCTGGGCGAGCGACAGGACGCGGGCGGCACTGTCGCCGCCGGGGCTGCCCTGCTGCGGAAGCTGCTGCGGCTGCTGCTGGTGCATCTGCTGGCCCATGGGCTGCATCTGCTGCCCCATCGGCTGCATCTGCTGGCCCATCGGCTGGCCGAGCGGGTTCTGGCCACCCATGGACTGCTGCTGCATGGGGTTGCCCATCGGGCCGGGGCCCTGCTGGCCCATGCCCTGCTGGCCCATCTGCTGCTGGCCCATCTGCTGCTGCCCACCCATGGTGTGCTGCTGCATGGGGCCGCCCATCGGGCCCGGACCCTGCTGTCCGTGTCCACCGGGGCCGGCCGGCAGCTGCGGCTGTCCGCCCGGCAGCTGCGGCGGACCCATCTGGGGCTGCTGCTGCGGCGGGCCGGATATGGCCGCGGGCACGGGGGCGCCGGGGCCACGCTGGTCCTGGGGTTCCGGCTTGCGCATGCCCTGCTGCTGCTGGTTCTGCGCGGCGGCACGCGTGGCGGCCGCCAGCTTGGCGCGCAGGTCCTCGTTCTCGCGCAGCAGGCGCGTCAGTTCGGACTCGACCTCGTCGAGGAAGGCGTCGACCTCGTCCTCGTCGTAGCCTTCTCGCAGGCGGACGGTCGTGAACTGCTTGTTCCGCACGTCCTCGGGAGTCAGCGGCATGTCTTCTTCACCTCTACGTAGTCGTCGGCAGTCGGCAAGACCGTATCGGGACTGTCCCCGCGCCTGCGGGGAAGCTCATCGTTCACACGCTTCTCGCAGCGGTGCTCACGAAACTGATGAGGATGTAAACGATGATCATCAGAACGAAGAAGGACAGGTCGAGTGCCACGCCCCCGAGACGCAACGGCGGGATGAGCCGCCGGAGAAGCTTGAGCGGTGGATCGGTGACAGTGTAGGTGGCCTCCAGAACGACCACCATCGCCTTGCCGGGGGTCCATGAGCGTGCGAACTGGAACACATAGTCCATGACCAGTCGGAAGATCAGCACGATCAGGAAGCACATCAGAGCGATGTAGACCACTTGCAGTGCGACGCCCATCCCGCGCTTCCCTCTCCCCTGCTCCGCTCAGTTCCCGGTCCCGTATCTGACGGATCGGTCTAGCTTTGGTTGAAGAACCCGCCCTCCGCGATGCGGGCCTTGTCCTCCGCCGTGACATCGACGTTAGCAGGCGACAGCAGGAACACCTTCTGTGTCACGCGTTCAATGCTGCCGTGCAGACCGAACACGAGCCCGGCGGCGAAGTCGACGAGACGCTTCGCGTCCGTGTCGTCCATCTCCGTGAGGTTCATGATCACCGGAGTGCCCTCACGGAAGTGTTCCCCGATGGTACGGGCCTCGTTGTAGGTCCGGGGGTGCAGCGTCGTGATGCGGTACGGCTCCCGCTCGGAGACGACCTTGGGCATGATCACGGGGGCGTTCTTCTCCAGGATCGAGCGTTCGGGTGTGATGGATGCCACGGGGGCAATTCGCGCAGGACGTCCGTTTTCCACCGGCATTGGCAGGGGTTCCCTGGGTGCCGGAGGCTGCGCAACTCGTACCGGTTCGTCCGATACGGGCGTTTGGTGCGAAGCCGGTTGCTGTCGGCGGCGCTCCCGGTCCGGTTCCGGCTCGGGTTCGAACTCGTCGTCGGGGTCGTACCCCGGGTTGTCGTACCGGTCGTCCTCCACGAGGCCGAGGTAGACCGCCATCTTGCGCATCGCGCCGGCCATTCTCTGAGTCCTCCGCTCTGTGGTGGATCGCCCTGTCGCAGGTGTCTCGCCGTGTCACGAATGTCACCAACTGCCCGCGATCCACGTGGTCTGCCCGCCCATCAGCGGTAATGACCATATTTTCTGCTGTGGTCCGACTTTCTTCGCGACGTTACCCGAGCCGGGGTCTCGCGCCGAGCACCGCAGTGCCGACGCGTACATGTGTCGCACCGGCCGCAACGGCCTGTTCCAGGTCTGCGCTCATCCCGGCCGACACCATCGTGGCAGCCGGATGGTCCGCGCGCAGGCGGGATGACAATTCCATCAGCCGCTCGAAGGCCGCCTGTTCGCGTCCCGCGTACTGTCCGGCCAGCGGCGCGACCGTCATGAGACCGTCGATGCGCAGTCCGGGCGCCGCCGCCACGAGGTCCGCCAACTCGGCGAGCTGCTCGGGCGCCGCGCCTCCGCGGGCCCCCCGCTCGCCCGACTCGGCGTCGAGGGCGATCTGGACCGTGCAGCCCAGTTCCCGTCCCGCGCCCTCCGCGGCCGCCGAGAGCGCCGTGACGAGCTTCGGCCGGTCGACCGACTGCACGACATGCGCGTATCCGGCCACCGAACGGACTTTGTTCGTCTGCAACTGGCCGACGAAATGCCAGGCGATCGGCAGATCCGCGCAGGCCGCGGCTTTGGGGGCCGCGTCCTGGTCCCGGTTTTCCGCCATGTGACGGATGCCCAGGTCCGCCAGCAGTCGTACGTCGCTCGCCGGGTAGGTCTTGGTGACCACGATGAGCGTCACCTCTTCCCGCTTGCGGCCCGCGGCCGCGCAGGCGGACGCGATCCGCTCCTCGACCCGGGCGAGGTTCTCGGCGAGCTCGGCCTTACGATCCGTCATTCGTCAGTCCAACCAGACATATCCGGCAAGCCGCCCGGTCACCCGGTCGCGGCGGTACGAGAAGTGGTCCCGCGACTCCAGTGTGCAGACCGGGGAGCGGAAGGAGTTCACCACCCCCGCCTCGGCCAGCTGCGCGTGCACCCCGGCGACCACGTCGACGGCCGGTGTCCCCCAGCTGGTCTCGGCGTAGGCGGCGGGCACCACCTCGGCCACCGCCGCCCGCATCTGCGCGGGCACTTCGTAGCAGCGGCCGCACACCGCGGGTCCGGTACGGGCGACCATGCGCGCGGGGTCGGCGCCGAGCGCGACCATCGCCTCCACGGCCGCGGTCACCACCCCCGCGACCAGTCCGGGCCGCCCGGCGTGGGCGGCTCCCGCGATGCCGGCGACCGGGTCGGCCAGCAGGACGGGCGTGCAGTCGGCGGTGAGGACCGCGAGGGCGAGCCCCCGACGGGAGGTCACCACCGCGTCCACGGAGGGGATGTGCTTGATTCCTTCGGCCACACCGGCGGCCCACGGGCCGTCGACCACGGCCACGTCCCGCCCGTGCACCTGGTTCATCCAGACCACCAGGTCCGGCGCGATGCCCAGGGCCTTCGCCGCGGCCGTCCGGTTCGCACGAACGGCGGCCGGGTCGTCTCCGACCGCGCCGCCGAGGTTGAGCTCTTCGTACGGAACGGCGCTCACTCCGCCCCACCTGTCGGTGAAGGCGAAGTGGGCGCCGCTCTCGCTGTGCTGCTCCAGCGTCACTTCAAGAAGTCCGGGACATCCAGTTCTTCGGCCGGGCTGTCCTGGTACGGGCGGGCCGTCGGGACCTGCGGCGCGGGCGCCTCCGCGACCTGGACCGGCTCGCGCACCGGCTCCTCGCGCGGGGTGACCGAGCCGAGTCCGCCGAAGGCCGGGCGGGCCGGCTCGGCGGAACGGACCGGAACCGGTGCCGGCTCCTCGCGCTTGGTGGACGCCGCGCCGATCACGTTGTCCCGGCGGGCCGGCGGCTGGCCGCCGTCGAACCCGGCCGCGATCACGGTGACCCGCACCTCGTCGCCGAGCGCGTCGTCGATCACGGCACCGAAGATGATGTTCGCCTCGGGGTGCGCGGCCTCGCTCACCAGCTGCGCGGCCTCGTTGATCTCGAAGAGACCGAGGTCCGAGCCGCCGGAGATGGAGAGCAGCACGCCGCGGGCGCCGTCGATGGACGCCTCCAGCAGCGGCGAGGAGATCGCCATCTCTGCCGCGGCCACCGCGCGGTCGTCGCCGCGGGCCGAGCCGATGCCCATCAGGGCCGAGCCCGCCTCGGACATCACGGACTTGACGTCCGCGAAGTCGAGGTTGATCAGACCCGGGGTCGTGATGAGGTCGGTGATGCCCTGGACGCCGGAAAGCAGGACCTGGTCGGCCGACTTGAAGGCGTCGAGGACGCTGACCTGCCGGTCCGAGATGGACAGCAGCCGGTCGTTGGGGATGACGATGAGGGTGTCGACCTGCTCGCGGAGCTGGGCGATGCCGTCCTCGGCCTGGTTGGCGCGGCGCCGGCCCTCGAAGGTGAACGGCCGGGTGACCACACCGATCGTCAGGGCGCCCAGCGAGCGCGCGATGTTGGCGACGACAGGTGCGCCGCCCGTTCCGGTGCCGCCGCCTTCTCCGGCGGTGACGAAGACCATGTCGGCCCCCTTGAGGACCTCCTCGATCTCCTCGCGGTGGTCCTCTGCCGCCTTGCGGCCGACATCCGGGTTGGCGCCGGCGCCAAGGCCCCGGGTCAGTTCCCGACCGACGTCGAGCTTGACGTCGGCGTCGCTCATCAACAGCGCCTGGGCGTCTGTGTTGATGGCGATGAACTCGACGCCCTTGAGACCGACCTCGATCATTCGGTTGATGGCATTGACACCACCGCCGCCGACACCGATGACCTTGATGACTGCGAGGTAGTTCTGCGGTGCTGCCACGTCGAAGGCCTCTCGCCTCGAGTTACGTGTCGTTCGCCTCGCGGGCCTGCGGTGCGACGACTGATGCCGAAATTGGGACGGTCCGTACTACGCCGACCCGAACCCTCACCCTGAAGTTTAGGGTTAGGGGTGTGTCTGTTCCTTGGACTCTTCCGAACAGGACACTAAGTCGACAAGTAGCGCGTGTTCAACGAACACGCCGAACCTCCCGTTTTTCTTTTCACCCTATGTGATCACCCGTATCGGTGGCCAACCAGGGTGCGTCGCTGTTCGACCGGACGTCAACTACCGGACACCGCCGGGGCGGTGGGGACGCTGACGTCGAAGCGATCGGCCTTGGGCGACGCCTTCAGGAGTGCGGACAGAGCGCGACCTTTCGCGTCACCCTGTTCGCCGCTCCCCCAGATCACGGTCCGGCCCCGCGTCAACTCCAGTACCACCGAGTCGTACGAGCCCACCTTGACCTGCGCGGTCTCCTTGCGGATGGCTTCCGGGAGGCCGCCCGCGATCCCGACGGCCTCGTGCAGAAGCCGTTCCTCGTCGAAACGGCGGCCGCTCGCCGAGCGGTCCGCGGCCAGTTCGAGGACCGGAACGCCTCCGGGTGCTTTCGCGACCGTGTCGAATCGCACACCCGAAACGTCCACTTCCACGAACTCATTGCCCTTTTTGATGAGCAGGACCGGCTTGCGTTCCGTCACCTTCAGCCCGATTCCGTGCGGCCAGGCCCGCACCACCTCGACCGAATCGATGCGGGGCAGTTTGCCGCGGAGCCGGGCCGCGATCTCGTCGGTGTCCACGGAGACCATGGGCGCGCCGACGGGCACGGCCGCCGCGGCCAGCACCTGGTCCGGAGTCAGGACCTCGATGCCGCCCGCGGTGACCTTCTCGACCCGGAGCCAGGAGGAGCCGTAGAGCACCCAGGTGCAGCCGGCGGCCAGGAGCATGGCCAGGACGAGCCCCGCGACCAGGGCGGGGCCCCGGCGCAGGCCCCGCGGCAGGAGCGGACCGCGCGGCCAGGAGCGGCCGGACCCCTCCGGGCCGGATCCCCTCGGCGGCTTGGGCGACTTGGGGGCTCTGGGGGCCTTGGGCCGCTTGAGGGAGCCGGACCCCTTGCCCTCGCGGGCGGGTCCGGGATTGCCGCGTTGCGCGGTGCTCGCTCCGGCCACTCCTGTGCCTCCTGCGTCGGTGCTCTCCCGGCTCAGCGGGTCCTGTTGGCGGCGATCGCCTCGTACACCATGCCGACCAGCAGCTCGTCGGCGTCCCGGCGGCCGAACTCGGCGGCGGCGCGGGACATCTCGTACAGGCGGTGCGGGTCGGCGAGGACCGGGAGGACCTGGCTGAGCACCCACTCGGGCGTCAGTTCCGCGTCGTCCACGAGCAGGCCGCCGCCGGCCTTGACCACCGGCTGGGCGTTGAGCCGCTGTTCGCCGTTGCCGATGGGCAACGGGACGTAGGCGGCGGGCAGCCCGACGGCGGAGAGTTCGGCGACGGTCATCGCGCCCGCCCGGCACAGCATCATGTCGGCGGCGGCGTACGCGAGATCCATCCGGTCCACGTACGGTACCGGCACATACGGCGGCATCCCGGGCATGTTGTCGACACGCGGCAGTTCGTTCTTCGGACCGACCGCGTGCAGGATCTGAATCCCGGAGCGCTGGAGGGTCGGCGCGACCTGCTCGATCACCTCGTTGAGGCGGCGGGCGCCCTGCGAGCCGCCGGAGACCAGCAGCGTCGGCAGGTTGGGGTCCAGGCCGAAGGCGGCGCGCGCCTCGGGGCGGACCATGGCCCGGTCCAGGGTGGAGATCGAGCGGCGCAGCGGGATGCCCACGTAGCGGGAGCCGCGCAGCTTGCTGTCGGGCGTGGAGACCGCGACGGCGTACGCGTACCGGGAGCCGATCTTGTTGGCCAGTCCGGGCCGGGCGTTGGCCTCGTGGACGATGATCGGCACCCCGAGGCGCTTGGCCGCGAGATAGCCGGGCAGGGCCACGTAGCCGCCGAATCCGACGACGCAGTCGGCCTTGGTGCGCAGGAGGATCTCCTCCGCGGCCTTGATGGTGCCGCGCAGCCGTCCGGGGACGGTGATCAGCTCGGGCGTGGGCCTACGGGGCAGCGGGACGGCCGGGATCAGTCCCAGCTCGTAGCCGCGCTCGGGCACCAGACGGGTTTCGAGTCCGCGTTCCGTGCCGAGGGCGGTGATGCCCACGGAGGGGTCCCGCCTGCGCAGGGCGTCCGCGAGGGCCAGCGCCGGCTCGATGTGGCCGGCGGTCCCCCCACCGGCTAGTACGACATGCACCGAAATTCACCGCTCTCCGGACGGACGCTTCTTGACGCGCCGTCTCATCGACTTCCATCTCTGCCCGGTCCGCGCCCGGCCGTTCCTCGGCTTGCGCATCGCGAGCGCCGCGCGTGCCGCCGGCTCCTCACGCGCGAACGCGATGAGCAGTCCGACCGCGAACATGGTCGGAAGCAGGGCCGACC contains these protein-coding regions:
- a CDS encoding DivIVA domain-containing protein, whose protein sequence is MPLTPEDVRNKQFTTVRLREGYDEDEVDAFLDEVESELTRLLRENEDLRAKLAAATRAAAQNQQQQGMRKPEPQDQRGPGAPVPAAISGPPQQQPQMGPPQLPGGQPQLPAGPGGHGQQGPGPMGGPMQQHTMGGQQQMGQQQMGQQGMGQQGPGPMGNPMQQQSMGGQNPLGQPMGQQMQPMGQQMQPMGQQMHQQQPQQLPQQGSPGGDSAARVLSLAQQTADQAIAEARSEANKIVGEARSRAEGLERDARAKADALERDAQEKHRVAMGSLESARATLERKVEDLRGFEREYRTRLKSYLESQLRQLETQADDSLAPPRNPAGPALPPSPTPSMAPAGAMHSMGGPSMGGPSPMGGPSPMAPSYGGGQQQMSPAMTQPMAPVRPAAPQPMQQAPSPMRGFLIDEDDN
- a CDS encoding YggT family protein — encoded protein: MGVALQVVYIALMCFLIVLIFRLVMDYVFQFARSWTPGKAMVVVLEATYTVTDPPLKLLRRLIPPLRLGGVALDLSFFVLMIIVYILISFVSTAARSV
- the sepF gene encoding cell division protein SepF, with translation MAGAMRKMAVYLGLVEDDRYDNPGYDPDDEFEPEPEPDRERRRQQPASHQTPVSDEPVRVAQPPAPREPLPMPVENGRPARIAPVASITPERSILEKNAPVIMPKVVSEREPYRITTLHPRTYNEARTIGEHFREGTPVIMNLTEMDDTDAKRLVDFAAGLVFGLHGSIERVTQKVFLLSPANVDVTAEDKARIAEGGFFNQS
- a CDS encoding YggS family pyridoxal phosphate-dependent enzyme, whose translation is MTDRKAELAENLARVEERIASACAAAGRKREEVTLIVVTKTYPASDVRLLADLGIRHMAENRDQDAAPKAAACADLPIAWHFVGQLQTNKVRSVAGYAHVVQSVDRPKLVTALSAAAEGAGRELGCTVQIALDAESGERGARGGAAPEQLAELADLVAAAPGLRIDGLMTVAPLAGQYAGREQAAFERLMELSSRLRADHPAATMVSAGMSADLEQAVAAGATHVRVGTAVLGARPRLG
- the pgeF gene encoding peptidoglycan editing factor PgeF; this translates as MTLEQHSESGAHFAFTDRWGGVSAVPYEELNLGGAVGDDPAAVRANRTAAAKALGIAPDLVVWMNQVHGRDVAVVDGPWAAGVAEGIKHIPSVDAVVTSRRGLALAVLTADCTPVLLADPVAGIAGAAHAGRPGLVAGVVTAAVEAMVALGADPARMVARTGPAVCGRCYEVPAQMRAAVAEVVPAAYAETSWGTPAVDVVAGVHAQLAEAGVVNSFRSPVCTLESRDHFSYRRDRVTGRLAGYVWLD
- the ftsZ gene encoding cell division protein FtsZ: MAAPQNYLAVIKVIGVGGGGVNAINRMIEVGLKGVEFIAINTDAQALLMSDADVKLDVGRELTRGLGAGANPDVGRKAAEDHREEIEEVLKGADMVFVTAGEGGGTGTGGAPVVANIARSLGALTIGVVTRPFTFEGRRRANQAEDGIAQLREQVDTLIVIPNDRLLSISDRQVSVLDAFKSADQVLLSGVQGITDLITTPGLINLDFADVKSVMSEAGSALMGIGSARGDDRAVAAAEMAISSPLLEASIDGARGVLLSISGGSDLGLFEINEAAQLVSEAAHPEANIIFGAVIDDALGDEVRVTVIAAGFDGGQPPARRDNVIGAASTKREEPAPVPVRSAEPARPAFGGLGSVTPREEPVREPVQVAEAPAPQVPTARPYQDSPAEELDVPDFLK
- a CDS encoding cell division protein FtsQ/DivIB, with the translated sequence MAGASTAQRGNPGPAREGKGSGSLKRPKAPRAPKSPKPPRGSGPEGSGRSWPRGPLLPRGLRRGPALVAGLVLAMLLAAGCTWVLYGSSWLRVEKVTAGGIEVLTPDQVLAAAAVPVGAPMVSVDTDEIAARLRGKLPRIDSVEVVRAWPHGIGLKVTERKPVLLIKKGNEFVEVDVSGVRFDTVAKAPGGVPVLELAADRSASGRRFDEERLLHEAVGIAGGLPEAIRKETAQVKVGSYDSVVLELTRGRTVIWGSGEQGDAKGRALSALLKASPKADRFDVSVPTAPAVSGS
- the murG gene encoding undecaprenyldiphospho-muramoylpentapeptide beta-N-acetylglucosaminyltransferase, whose product is MHVVLAGGGTAGHIEPALALADALRRRDPSVGITALGTERGLETRLVPERGYELGLIPAVPLPRRPTPELITVPGRLRGTIKAAEEILLRTKADCVVGFGGYVALPGYLAAKRLGVPIIVHEANARPGLANKIGSRYAYAVAVSTPDSKLRGSRYVGIPLRRSISTLDRAMVRPEARAAFGLDPNLPTLLVSGGSQGARRLNEVIEQVAPTLQRSGIQILHAVGPKNELPRVDNMPGMPPYVPVPYVDRMDLAYAAADMMLCRAGAMTVAELSAVGLPAAYVPLPIGNGEQRLNAQPVVKAGGGLLVDDAELTPEWVLSQVLPVLADPHRLYEMSRAAAEFGRRDADELLVGMVYEAIAANRTR